A genomic window from Candidatus Kouleothrix ribensis includes:
- the add gene encoding adenosine deaminase, which produces MRQPLSPSLDAFITMMPKVELHLHLEGSMQPATLLRIAKRNHVDLPARDVAGVAQLFNYQHFHEFLTVFMVLARSLRRGEDFELLAYELGHHLADQRVRYAEVMVSAVQYYSRGMDLSEVVQGAMAGFAQAERERGTRVGLVFDYGRQFGVDSAWKVLDLAIANMRHGLVAWSIGGDELNYPPDLFAEVFLAARQAGLHVMAHAGEVAGPSSVWGAVDTLGCERIGHGIRSIEDLQLIDHLRASGVVLDVSPSSNVCTGAVPSIAAHPLRRLFDTGVALTLNTDDPTFFKTTLNDEYRLAAGVFGFSAAELAELALNGVRAAFLPDAERAELLRQFEAELAQLRGQIG; this is translated from the coding sequence ATGCGTCAGCCACTTTCACCATCGCTTGATGCTTTTATTACAATGATGCCCAAGGTCGAGCTGCACCTGCATCTCGAAGGCTCGATGCAGCCGGCCACACTGCTACGCATCGCCAAGCGCAACCATGTCGATCTACCGGCGCGCGATGTTGCAGGCGTGGCGCAGCTGTTCAACTACCAGCATTTCCACGAGTTTCTGACGGTGTTCATGGTGCTGGCGCGCTCGCTGCGGCGCGGCGAAGATTTCGAGCTGCTGGCCTACGAGCTCGGGCATCACCTGGCCGATCAGCGCGTGCGCTACGCCGAGGTGATGGTCTCGGCCGTTCAGTACTATAGCCGCGGCATGGATCTGAGCGAGGTGGTGCAAGGCGCGATGGCCGGCTTCGCCCAGGCCGAGCGCGAGCGTGGCACGCGGGTGGGCCTGGTGTTCGACTACGGGCGCCAATTTGGGGTCGATTCGGCCTGGAAGGTGCTGGATCTGGCGATTGCGAATATGCGCCACGGCCTGGTGGCCTGGTCGATCGGCGGCGACGAGCTGAACTACCCGCCCGATCTGTTTGCCGAGGTGTTTCTGGCAGCGCGCCAGGCCGGGCTACACGTGATGGCCCACGCCGGCGAGGTGGCCGGGCCATCAAGCGTGTGGGGCGCGGTCGATACGCTCGGCTGCGAGCGCATCGGCCACGGCATCCGCAGCATCGAAGATCTACAGCTGATCGACCACCTGCGCGCCAGCGGAGTAGTGCTCGACGTATCGCCCTCGAGCAATGTGTGTACCGGCGCGGTGCCGAGCATTGCCGCACACCCGCTGCGCCGGCTGTTCGACACGGGCGTCGCGCTGACGCTCAACACCGACGACCCGACCTTCTTCAAGACCACGCTAAACGACGAGTATCGGCTGGCTGCCGGAGTGTTTGGCTTCAGCGCCGCCGAGCTGGCTGAGCTGGCGCTGAATGGCGTACGCGCGGCGTTCCTGCCCGATGCCGAGCGTGCCGAGCTGCTACGCCAATTCGAGGCTGAGCTGGCACAATTGCGTGGCCAGATCGGGTAG
- the folK gene encoding 2-amino-4-hydroxy-6-hydroxymethyldihydropteridine diphosphokinase, producing the protein MKLHTVYIGLGSNLGDRVAYLREAVQRLGAVMTIAKASRLYVAAPLGYVRDDAFINAVVSGTTTLKPLELLEMLQAIEGAMGRRPGVQYGPRPIDLDILFYDAVQIETRKLTIPHPRIHQRAFVLKPLAEIAPNHMHPVLYYTASQLLQDAEDAEQVQIFTPDQHFAGA; encoded by the coding sequence ATGAAGCTGCATACAGTCTATATTGGCCTCGGTAGTAACCTGGGTGATCGCGTCGCCTACTTGCGCGAGGCAGTTCAGCGGCTCGGCGCAGTGATGACGATCGCCAAGGCTTCCCGCCTCTATGTTGCTGCGCCGCTCGGCTATGTGCGCGACGATGCCTTTATCAATGCAGTCGTATCTGGCACCACCACGCTCAAGCCGCTCGAGCTGCTCGAGATGCTTCAGGCGATCGAGGGCGCCATGGGCCGGCGCCCAGGTGTCCAGTATGGCCCGCGGCCGATCGACCTCGACATATTATTCTACGACGCCGTGCAGATCGAGACGCGTAAGCTGACCATCCCGCACCCGCGCATCCACCAGCGCGCGTTCGTGCTCAAGCCGCTGGCCGAAATTGCCCCCAACCACATGCATCCGGTGCTGTACTACACCGCCTCGCAATTACTGCAAGACGCCGAAGACGCCGAGCAGGTGCAGATCTTCACGCCCGACCAACACTTCGCCGGCGCGTAG
- a CDS encoding 5'-nucleotidase C-terminal domain-containing protein has protein sequence MNWRRMLPLVVALALALPVLAPSAGAQGDTRTITILQTTDLHSNLLAYDYYSSTIAEWGLAKVATLIRRERAADPSALLLDSGDTIQGTPLGYYYAAIDKHAAHPMAVTMNALKYDAAALGNHEFNYGQETLNRWIGQLNFPVLSANIRKSDGGEAYRPYVIKEVNGVKVGILGMTTPSIPNWEKPENIAGLRFDNPVETARRYVPQIRAEGADIVVVLQHIGWDKIPRDTTKPENWLSDPSTWQDSGSLPEENLTIELAQQVPGIDVILAGHSHLDVPKTIVNGVLILESSYWGRVLGKVTLQLQRNGDAWQVSSKDSTTMSVKGVGQDTEIKDLAYPYHDQTVKYISTPVGTATGAFPGGPQGRYLDGPLADLINTVQADAAAAAGYPVDISLAALFTDSGKIPQGQIALRDVYSAYIYDNTLYVLEINGSILRRALEKDAEYFNQVDINNLPADPKGIVAPNARDYNWDIYTGVDYTIDISKPAGQRVTRLQFKGKDVTPDQKFRIAINNYRAAGGGGFAMFKEGTRIWASTNEIRDLMAAYVQGKGTINPQAINVRNFTLLPDVYTRYFGAAPAAGQPATSPGAQPVPAALPRTGAAGLPLWGLAALALGTLALGVALRRRRSV, from the coding sequence ATGAACTGGCGCCGCATGCTTCCGCTTGTGGTGGCGCTCGCGCTTGCCTTGCCGGTGCTCGCGCCATCCGCCGGCGCGCAGGGCGATACGCGCACGATCACAATCCTGCAGACCACCGACCTGCACAGCAATCTGCTGGCCTACGATTACTATTCCAGCACTATCGCCGAGTGGGGCCTAGCCAAGGTCGCCACGCTCATCCGCCGCGAGCGCGCCGCCGACCCGAGCGCGCTGCTGCTCGACAGCGGCGACACGATCCAGGGCACCCCGCTGGGCTACTACTACGCCGCGATCGATAAGCACGCCGCCCATCCCATGGCCGTGACAATGAACGCGCTCAAGTATGATGCTGCGGCGCTGGGTAACCACGAGTTCAACTACGGCCAAGAGACGCTGAATCGCTGGATCGGCCAGCTCAACTTTCCGGTGCTGTCGGCGAACATCCGTAAAAGCGATGGCGGCGAGGCCTACCGGCCGTATGTGATCAAAGAGGTCAACGGCGTTAAGGTCGGCATCCTGGGCATGACCACCCCGTCCATCCCGAACTGGGAGAAGCCCGAGAATATCGCCGGCCTGCGCTTCGACAACCCGGTCGAGACGGCCAGGCGCTACGTGCCGCAGATCCGCGCCGAGGGCGCCGACATCGTGGTGGTGCTGCAGCATATCGGCTGGGACAAGATCCCGCGCGATACGACCAAGCCCGAGAACTGGCTCAGCGACCCCTCGACTTGGCAGGATAGCGGCTCGCTGCCCGAGGAGAACCTGACGATCGAGCTGGCCCAGCAGGTGCCGGGGATCGACGTGATCCTGGCCGGGCACTCGCACCTCGATGTGCCCAAGACGATCGTCAACGGCGTGCTGATCCTCGAGTCGTCGTACTGGGGCCGTGTGCTCGGCAAGGTCACACTGCAGCTGCAGCGCAACGGTGACGCTTGGCAGGTGTCGAGCAAAGACTCGACGACGATGTCGGTCAAGGGTGTCGGCCAGGATACCGAGATCAAGGATCTGGCGTACCCATACCACGATCAGACGGTGAAGTACATCAGCACGCCTGTCGGCACCGCCACCGGCGCGTTCCCAGGCGGTCCACAGGGGCGCTACCTCGATGGCCCGCTGGCCGACCTGATCAACACCGTGCAGGCCGATGCGGCGGCGGCGGCCGGCTACCCGGTCGATATCTCGCTGGCCGCGCTGTTCACCGACTCGGGCAAGATTCCGCAGGGCCAGATCGCGCTGCGCGATGTGTACAGCGCCTACATCTACGACAATACGCTGTACGTGCTCGAGATCAATGGCAGCATCCTGCGCCGCGCGCTCGAGAAAGACGCCGAGTATTTCAACCAGGTCGATATCAACAATCTGCCGGCCGACCCCAAGGGCATTGTCGCGCCCAACGCCCGCGACTATAACTGGGATATCTACACCGGCGTCGACTACACGATCGACATCTCGAAGCCGGCCGGCCAGCGCGTCACCAGGCTGCAGTTCAAGGGCAAGGACGTGACGCCCGACCAGAAGTTCCGGATCGCGATCAATAACTATCGCGCTGCCGGCGGCGGTGGCTTTGCCATGTTCAAAGAGGGTACGCGCATCTGGGCCTCGACCAACGAGATCCGCGACCTGATGGCCGCCTACGTACAGGGCAAGGGCACGATCAACCCGCAGGCGATCAATGTGCGCAACTTCACCCTGCTGCCGGATGTCTACACCCGGTACTTTGGCGCCGCTCCGGCCGCCGGCCAGCCAGCCACCTCGCCCGGCGCACAGCCGGTGCCGGCCGCGCTTCCGCGCACCGGCGCTGCCGGGCTGCCGCTGTGGGGCCTGGCCGCGCTGGCGCTCGGCACGCTGGCGCTCGGCGTGGCGCTGCGCCGCCGCCGCAGCGTGTAG
- a CDS encoding acyl-CoA thioesterase: protein MSDQDARVAPDVRVTDIVLPNQTNNFRTMFGGEVMAMMDRAAAIAALRFCRQPVVTASSERIDFRTPIHAGEIIEASARVIYVGRTSLIVRVHIYAEQALEGEKRICTTGYFSMVSIDSQGKARPVPHLLIADDLARAEQAVGEEIRRMIDARRKPAGPKNVVS, encoded by the coding sequence ATGAGCGACCAGGATGCGCGGGTCGCGCCCGATGTGCGCGTCACCGATATTGTGCTGCCGAATCAGACTAACAACTTCAGAACGATGTTCGGCGGCGAGGTGATGGCCATGATGGATCGGGCTGCCGCAATCGCCGCGCTGCGCTTCTGCCGCCAGCCGGTCGTCACCGCGTCGAGCGAGCGGATCGACTTTCGCACACCCATCCACGCCGGCGAGATCATCGAGGCCAGCGCGCGCGTGATCTATGTCGGCCGCACCTCGCTGATCGTGCGCGTGCATATCTATGCCGAGCAGGCCCTCGAGGGCGAGAAACGCATCTGCACCACCGGCTACTTCAGTATGGTCTCGATCGATAGCCAGGGTAAGGCCAGGCCGGTGCCGCACTTGCTGATAGCAGACGACCTCGCGCGCGCCGAGCAGGCGGTCGGCGAGGAGATTCGCCGGATGATTGATGCGCGCCGCAAGCCGGCCGGCCCGAAAAACGTGGTATCATAG
- a CDS encoding creatininase family protein, producing the protein MSLLFEEHTREQLRALAPHTLVLLPVGAVEQHGPHLPVGTDRFTAEYIARAAAAAAAPTPVLVAPTLPFGSSQHHLPFGGTLSLGTETYYRVLSDLCESLIVCGFRRIFILNGHGGNNELIQLVARDMALKHPAHLAAAAYWTIAWDALVAAQAHRHAGLPGHAGTFETSLIMALRPELVREPRPHRDNPPDTDARSFYAPYRAELHGAWPRMLGYTDSPDQADAGRGERYLEAIVGAVAGALTEFYHSAPEEDL; encoded by the coding sequence ATGTCTCTACTCTTCGAAGAGCACACCCGCGAGCAGCTGCGCGCGCTGGCGCCCCACACGCTGGTGCTGCTGCCGGTCGGGGCGGTCGAGCAGCACGGCCCGCACCTGCCGGTCGGCACCGATCGCTTTACCGCCGAGTATATTGCGCGCGCGGCTGCGGCTGCGGCTGCGCCCACCCCGGTGCTGGTGGCGCCAACCTTGCCGTTCGGCAGCTCGCAGCACCACCTGCCGTTCGGCGGCACGCTCTCGCTCGGCACCGAAACCTACTATCGCGTGCTGAGCGACCTGTGCGAGTCGCTGATCGTATGCGGCTTTCGGCGCATATTCATTCTGAACGGCCACGGCGGCAACAACGAGCTGATCCAGCTGGTCGCGCGCGATATGGCGCTCAAGCACCCGGCCCACCTGGCCGCCGCCGCCTACTGGACGATCGCCTGGGATGCGCTGGTGGCGGCGCAGGCGCACCGGCACGCCGGCCTACCTGGGCATGCCGGCACCTTCGAAACCTCGCTGATCATGGCGCTGCGGCCCGAGCTGGTGCGCGAGCCGCGACCACACCGCGATAACCCGCCCGACACCGATGCGCGCAGCTTCTACGCGCCCTACCGCGCCGAGCTGCACGGCGCCTGGCCACGTATGCTCGGCTATACCGACAGCCCCGACCAGGCCGACGCCGGGCGCGGCGAGCGCTACCTCGAGGCGATCGTTGGCGCGGTGGCCGGTGCGCTGACCGAGTTCTACCATAGCGCCCCTGAGGAGGATCTATGA
- a CDS encoding VCBS repeat-containing protein: MQRLRLVLVCCGLAALASLAGSPVARGAHLATVAAPVLKWQRGGCFSNYCQTGWYSSPAVADLDGNGTPEVIWGSYDVVALNGADGSLRWRGASANRVWPGVAIADLTGDGTPEVIAGRNGDQLTVYSNTGTTLWTRNPFGGGELRTLAVDDLESDGQLEIIVGRASGGATKQLSVYEPNGTVRSGWPARRDGTPGYGWGMYNQNVAVADMNGDGFKEIFGPTDTHYITALDRAGNQLAVSSIYGADKVWSQVGVHVDQAADLRGYANCGTEHRPNFANSAPAIADVDGDGTPELIVVGDVYNCAIGDPDGDLYHLPWILKLDRTRWSGSGYDWTVIPQAKPGSGPLSQDYNVIQNSVTNVALADLDGDGKQEIIYPSYDGRLHAYWLDKTEHGSWPYKLPGSGIRFASEPAIVDLDGDGKAEVIVTSWPQNGGGRIGQLHILDYLGNPLQAVNLPAPYGDDWNGGLGAPTVANIDADADLEVVVGTTSSGVVAYDLPGSAGAICRWCTGRGSNRRTGVAAAGSSYTFAATPAAIAIARGGTATYRIVVGKEGSFGSTVMLSTGAAPAGFSLQLTPSSITPPGEALLTITDNNAPGPALPGTWYSFTINADGAGLSRSVSLRLLVGGARVALPLVRR, encoded by the coding sequence ATGCAACGTCTTCGCCTGGTCTTGGTGTGCTGCGGCCTGGCTGCGCTCGCGAGTCTGGCCGGATCGCCGGTAGCGCGCGGCGCCCACCTGGCCACAGTGGCAGCACCGGTGCTCAAGTGGCAGCGCGGCGGCTGCTTCAGCAACTACTGCCAGACTGGCTGGTACTCGTCGCCGGCCGTGGCCGACCTCGATGGCAATGGTACGCCCGAGGTGATCTGGGGTTCGTACGATGTGGTCGCGCTGAACGGCGCCGACGGCAGCCTGCGCTGGCGCGGCGCCAGTGCCAATCGCGTCTGGCCCGGCGTGGCTATAGCCGACCTGACTGGCGACGGCACGCCCGAGGTGATCGCCGGCCGCAACGGCGACCAGCTGACGGTCTACTCGAATACCGGCACTACCCTGTGGACGCGCAACCCGTTCGGCGGCGGCGAGCTGCGCACGCTGGCGGTCGATGATCTCGAGAGCGACGGCCAGCTCGAGATCATCGTCGGGCGTGCCAGTGGCGGCGCGACCAAGCAGCTGAGCGTGTACGAGCCGAACGGCACCGTCCGATCGGGCTGGCCGGCCCGGCGCGACGGCACACCCGGCTACGGCTGGGGTATGTACAACCAGAATGTCGCGGTGGCCGACATGAACGGCGACGGCTTCAAGGAGATCTTCGGCCCGACCGATACGCACTACATTACTGCGCTCGACCGCGCCGGCAACCAGCTCGCGGTGAGCTCGATCTATGGCGCCGATAAGGTCTGGAGCCAGGTTGGCGTGCATGTCGACCAGGCCGCCGACCTGCGCGGCTACGCCAATTGCGGCACCGAGCACCGCCCCAACTTCGCCAACAGCGCCCCGGCCATCGCCGATGTCGATGGCGACGGCACCCCCGAGCTGATTGTCGTTGGCGATGTGTACAACTGTGCGATCGGCGATCCCGACGGCGACCTGTACCACCTGCCGTGGATTCTCAAGCTCGATCGCACGCGCTGGAGCGGCAGCGGCTACGATTGGACGGTCATCCCGCAGGCCAAGCCGGGCAGTGGCCCGCTCTCGCAAGATTACAACGTCATCCAGAATAGCGTCACCAACGTGGCGCTGGCCGATCTCGACGGTGATGGCAAGCAAGAGATCATCTACCCCTCGTACGACGGCCGGCTACACGCCTACTGGCTCGACAAAACCGAGCATGGCAGCTGGCCCTACAAGCTGCCCGGCAGCGGCATCCGCTTCGCCTCCGAGCCGGCGATCGTCGATCTCGACGGCGACGGCAAGGCCGAGGTGATCGTTACCTCGTGGCCGCAGAATGGCGGCGGGCGGATCGGCCAGCTGCACATCCTCGACTACCTCGGCAACCCGCTGCAGGCCGTCAACCTGCCCGCGCCCTATGGCGACGACTGGAACGGCGGCCTGGGCGCGCCCACCGTGGCGAATATCGACGCCGACGCCGATCTGGAGGTCGTTGTCGGCACGACCAGCAGCGGCGTGGTGGCCTACGATCTGCCCGGCAGCGCCGGCGCGATCTGCCGCTGGTGTACCGGCCGCGGCAGCAACCGGCGCACCGGCGTGGCAGCCGCCGGCAGCAGCTACACATTCGCAGCCACGCCGGCAGCCATCGCGATAGCGCGCGGCGGAACCGCAACCTACCGTATCGTCGTCGGCAAAGAAGGTAGCTTCGGCAGTACGGTGATGCTCAGCACCGGCGCGGCGCCGGCCGGGTTCAGCCTGCAGCTTACGCCCAGCAGCATCACCCCGCCCGGCGAGGCCCTGCTCACGATCACCGACAACAACGCCCCCGGCCCGGCCTTGCCCGGCACCTGGTATAGCTTCACCATCAACGCCGACGGCGCCGGCCTGAGCCGCTCGGTCAGCCTGAGGCTGCTGGTGGGCGGTGCGCGCGTGGCGCTGCCGCTGGTGCGCCGCTAG
- a CDS encoding cation:proton antiporter, which produces MGIAADIAIILVAALIGGLLAQRLRQPLILGYIVAGILVGPYTGGVTVTEIHDIELLAEIGVALLLFALGLEFNLQKLGRIRTIAFLGTPLQLLLTIALGFGLGRMLGWPAYESLWLGALVSLSSTMVILKTLMAQGRMGTLASRVMVGMLVVQDLAVVPMLIILPALGAAGPVLWRLGLAVIYAAAFLAAMIYGGTRLIPAVLKTIAVWNSRELFMVSVLAIGLGIGYATYLAGLSFAFGAFVAGMVLSESEYSHQALSDVIPLRDVFGLLFFVSVGMLLDPAFLLANLGTVLLVVALVAAGKALIFGGVARAFGYSGPTALAIGLGLFQIGEFAFVLARVGLAQGIITPDHFALILATAVSTMVLTPFATRLVDPLSAWLARRSHAAVRESFHLPEAGLRDHIVIVGYGQVGRYSADVLQRLSLPCVVIDQDQQAVDQARAAGLPVIYGDASSTVVLEAADIHTARLALVVVAAAIDVELVVRAVRVLNPGLHIVARAARLAQIEHLRRFGIYEIVQPEFEAGLELVRQTLLHFDMPAIEIDHLSDAVRTEYYQPFQSLDTNARLLGRLQRARGTIEIEWLTLPADAPFAGQSIADSGIREHTGASVAALQCDDALQSNPAPSTLLAAGQRIAIMGTPEQRAAFRAWLGLAAGADTP; this is translated from the coding sequence ATGGGCATCGCTGCCGATATCGCAATCATCCTGGTTGCCGCGCTGATCGGTGGCTTGCTTGCCCAGCGGCTGCGCCAGCCGCTCATCCTTGGCTATATCGTGGCCGGAATTTTAGTTGGCCCCTACACCGGCGGCGTCACCGTCACCGAGATCCACGACATCGAGCTGCTGGCCGAGATCGGCGTGGCGCTGCTGCTGTTCGCGCTCGGGCTCGAGTTCAACCTGCAGAAGCTCGGGCGCATACGCACGATCGCCTTCCTGGGCACGCCACTACAGCTGCTGCTGACGATCGCGCTGGGCTTTGGGCTGGGCCGTATGCTCGGCTGGCCGGCGTACGAGTCGCTCTGGCTCGGTGCGCTCGTGTCGCTCTCGAGCACCATGGTGATCCTTAAGACACTCATGGCCCAGGGCCGCATGGGCACGCTGGCCAGCCGGGTTATGGTCGGCATGCTGGTGGTGCAGGATCTGGCGGTGGTGCCGATGCTGATCATTTTGCCCGCGCTCGGCGCAGCCGGGCCGGTGCTGTGGCGGCTTGGGCTGGCGGTGATCTACGCTGCAGCATTCCTGGCGGCGATGATCTACGGCGGCACCAGGCTCATCCCGGCCGTGCTCAAGACTATCGCAGTGTGGAACTCGCGCGAGTTATTTATGGTGTCGGTGCTGGCGATCGGGCTTGGGATCGGCTACGCGACCTACCTGGCTGGGCTGTCGTTCGCGTTTGGCGCGTTTGTCGCCGGCATGGTGCTCAGCGAGTCGGAGTATAGCCACCAGGCGCTCAGCGATGTGATCCCACTGCGCGATGTGTTCGGGCTGTTGTTCTTCGTATCGGTGGGCATGCTGCTCGACCCGGCCTTCCTGCTGGCGAACCTGGGCACGGTGCTGCTGGTCGTCGCGCTGGTGGCGGCCGGCAAAGCCCTGATCTTCGGCGGCGTGGCGCGCGCGTTCGGCTACAGCGGGCCAACCGCGCTGGCTATCGGGCTGGGGCTGTTCCAGATCGGCGAATTCGCGTTTGTGCTGGCGCGCGTCGGCCTGGCTCAGGGCATCATTACGCCCGATCACTTTGCGCTGATCCTCGCGACTGCCGTTAGCACCATGGTGCTGACACCCTTCGCCACGCGCCTGGTCGACCCACTATCCGCCTGGCTAGCGCGCCGCAGCCACGCCGCTGTGCGTGAGTCGTTCCACCTGCCCGAGGCCGGCCTGCGCGACCATATCGTGATCGTGGGCTATGGGCAGGTCGGCCGCTATAGCGCCGACGTGCTTCAGCGCCTGAGCCTGCCCTGCGTGGTGATCGACCAGGATCAGCAGGCGGTTGACCAGGCCAGAGCCGCCGGGCTGCCGGTGATCTACGGTGATGCCAGCAGCACGGTGGTGCTCGAGGCCGCCGATATCCACACGGCCAGGCTGGCGCTGGTGGTAGTGGCAGCGGCGATCGATGTCGAGCTGGTGGTGCGCGCAGTGCGTGTACTCAACCCCGGCCTGCATATCGTCGCGCGGGCGGCGCGGCTGGCGCAGATCGAGCACCTGCGGCGTTTCGGCATCTACGAGATCGTGCAGCCCGAGTTCGAGGCCGGGCTCGAGCTGGTGCGCCAGACGCTGCTGCACTTCGACATGCCGGCTATCGAGATTGACCACCTGAGCGATGCTGTGCGCACCGAGTACTATCAGCCGTTCCAGTCGCTCGACACCAACGCGCGGCTGCTCGGCCGGCTGCAGCGCGCACGTGGCACGATCGAGATCGAATGGCTTACGCTCCCGGCCGATGCACCGTTCGCCGGGCAGAGCATCGCCGACAGCGGCATCCGCGAGCACACTGGCGCCTCGGTCGCCGCTCTGCAGTGCGACGACGCGCTGCAGAGCAACCCCGCGCCCAGCACGCTGCTCGCCGCCGGGCAGCGCATTGCGATCATGGGCACGCCCGAGCAGCGCGCCGCGTTCCGCGCCTGGCTCGGCCTCGCGGCCGGCGCCGACACACCATGA
- a CDS encoding enoyl-CoA hydratase/isomerase family protein: MQNYFHYHKEHDGIVTLTMDWPGQPVNTIDRQFAPALAEVLDIIEAERDQIAGVILASAKPTFFAGGDLKWFVTLGPGDAATIFSEVERIKALMRRLERLGRPVVALIGGAALGGGWELALACHQRVVLNDPRIQLGLPEVTLGLLPGGGGITRMVRLLGLQPTMPYLLEGRLLRPAQAAELGLAVLAADRDGMLAQARAWITANPAPEQPWDRKGYTIPGGAPGAPQLAQLLSAAPAVLVAQSGGAYPAPKAILSAAVEGAQVQFDLASRIESRYFAQLVTGQVAKNMIGTFFFQLNEIKAGAARPAGVPHWQAHRVGVLGAGMMGSAIAYTNAARGIATVLKDTTPELAERGKAYSARVSGRRVERGQISATQQAELLGRIHATADPADLAGCDLIVEAVFENTALKQQVTRECAPLLAPGGIFASNTSSLPISELADSAAQPERFIGLHFFSPVDRMQLVEIIKGRQTSAETLARAYDYVQQLGKIPIVVNDSRGFFTSRVIRTFLNEAAAMLSEGLPPAAIEHAALQAGFPTGPLALLDEVSLTLAVSIADEARAAAERAGQPYDEPAGEALIRRMLGEFGRPGKAGGAGFYEYPGDGSKKRLWPRLSMFGSRPSGAPMDVRELQDRMLYVQALETLRCLEQGVLEHVRDANIGSIFAIGFPGWTGGAVQFVNHVGVRAFAARAAELARQYGARFTPPALLREHAERGMPFRS, translated from the coding sequence ATGCAGAACTATTTCCACTACCACAAAGAGCACGACGGCATCGTTACCCTCACGATGGACTGGCCCGGCCAGCCGGTCAACACGATCGACCGGCAGTTTGCGCCGGCGCTGGCCGAGGTGCTCGACATAATCGAAGCCGAGCGCGACCAGATCGCCGGCGTGATCTTGGCTAGCGCTAAGCCGACCTTCTTCGCCGGCGGCGATCTGAAGTGGTTCGTCACGCTCGGGCCTGGCGACGCCGCAACGATCTTCAGTGAGGTCGAGCGCATCAAGGCGCTGATGCGCCGGCTCGAGCGGCTGGGCCGCCCGGTGGTCGCGCTGATCGGCGGGGCCGCGCTGGGCGGTGGCTGGGAGCTGGCGCTGGCCTGCCACCAGCGCGTGGTGCTGAACGACCCGCGCATCCAGCTGGGCCTGCCCGAGGTCACGCTCGGGCTGCTGCCGGGCGGCGGCGGGATCACGCGTATGGTGCGGCTGCTCGGGCTACAGCCGACCATGCCCTACCTGCTCGAGGGCAGGCTGCTTCGGCCGGCCCAGGCCGCTGAGCTAGGGTTGGCCGTGCTCGCCGCCGACCGCGACGGCATGCTGGCCCAGGCACGCGCCTGGATCACCGCCAACCCCGCGCCCGAGCAGCCCTGGGATCGCAAGGGCTACACGATCCCCGGCGGTGCGCCGGGCGCGCCGCAGCTGGCTCAGCTGCTGAGCGCCGCGCCGGCCGTGCTGGTCGCGCAGAGCGGCGGGGCCTACCCGGCGCCCAAGGCCATCCTCAGCGCGGCGGTCGAGGGCGCCCAGGTGCAGTTCGATCTAGCCAGCCGGATCGAGAGCCGCTACTTCGCCCAGCTGGTGACCGGCCAGGTGGCCAAGAATATGATCGGCACGTTCTTCTTCCAGCTGAACGAGATCAAGGCCGGCGCGGCGCGCCCGGCCGGCGTGCCGCACTGGCAGGCGCACCGCGTGGGTGTGCTTGGCGCCGGCATGATGGGCAGCGCAATCGCCTATACCAACGCCGCGCGCGGTATCGCCACTGTGCTGAAAGACACCACGCCCGAGCTGGCCGAGCGCGGCAAAGCCTATAGTGCCCGAGTTAGCGGCCGGCGCGTCGAGCGCGGCCAGATCAGCGCCACCCAGCAGGCCGAGCTGCTCGGCCGCATCCACGCCACCGCCGACCCGGCCGACCTGGCCGGATGCGACCTGATCGTCGAGGCGGTGTTCGAGAACACCGCGCTCAAGCAGCAGGTGACGCGCGAGTGTGCGCCGCTACTGGCGCCGGGCGGCATCTTCGCCTCGAATACCTCGTCGCTGCCGATCAGCGAGCTGGCCGATTCGGCTGCTCAGCCCGAGCGCTTCATCGGCTTGCACTTCTTCTCGCCGGTCGACCGCATGCAGCTGGTCGAGATCATCAAGGGCCGGCAAACCAGCGCCGAAACATTGGCGCGCGCCTACGACTACGTTCAGCAGCTCGGCAAGATCCCGATCGTCGTGAACGACTCGCGCGGCTTCTTCACCTCGCGGGTGATCCGCACCTTCCTGAACGAGGCCGCAGCCATGCTGAGCGAAGGGCTGCCGCCGGCCGCGATCGAGCATGCCGCGCTGCAGGCCGGCTTCCCCACCGGGCCGCTGGCGCTGCTCGACGAAGTCAGCCTGACGCTGGCGGTGTCGATCGCCGACGAGGCCCGCGCGGCCGCCGAGCGCGCCGGCCAGCCCTACGACGAGCCGGCCGGCGAGGCGCTGATCCGGCGCATGCTCGGCGAATTCGGCCGGCCCGGCAAGGCCGGCGGCGCCGGCTTCTACGAGTACCCCGGCGACGGCAGCAAGAAGCGCCTGTGGCCCCGCCTGAGCATGTTCGGCAGCCGGCCCAGCGGCGCGCCTATGGACGTACGCGAGCTGCAGGATCGCATGCTCTACGTGCAGGCGCTCGAGACGCTGCGCTGCCTTGAGCAGGGTGTGCTCGAGCATGTGCGCGATGCCAATATCGGCTCGATCTTCGCGATCGGCTTCCCTGGCTGGACTGGCGGGGCCGTGCAGTTTGTCAACCACGTTGGGGTGCGCGCGTTCGCCGCCCGTGCCGCCGAGCTGGCCCGCCAATATGGCGCGCGCTTCACCCCGCCGGCGCTGCTGCGCGAGCACGCCGAGCGCGGCATGCCGTTTCGCTCCTAG